A part of Solibacillus sp. FSL H8-0538 genomic DNA contains:
- a CDS encoding DUF423 domain-containing protein yields MKIALLLGAIFALFAVALGAFGAHALKDKFAEPRYAETWETAVRYQMYHGLALLCVGIMDDVFGGMVGLTWATYLLAAGVIVFSGSLYVLSITGIRKLGAITPIGGVLLLAGWGCVIAAIL; encoded by the coding sequence ATGAAAATAGCTTTATTACTAGGTGCCATTTTTGCTTTATTTGCTGTCGCGCTCGGGGCATTTGGCGCACACGCACTGAAAGACAAATTTGCAGAACCACGCTATGCGGAAACATGGGAAACGGCTGTCCGTTATCAAATGTATCATGGGCTCGCATTATTATGTGTTGGAATTATGGATGATGTATTTGGTGGGATGGTAGGCCTTACATGGGCAACATACTTACTAGCAGCAGGTGTCATCGTATTCTCAGGTAGCTTGTATGTGCTGTCAATCACAGGCATTCGTAAGCTTGGTGCTATTACTCCAATTGGTGGGGTTCTATTACTTGCTGGCTGGGGTTGTGTCATTGCAGCCATTTTATAA
- a CDS encoding amino acid ABC transporter permease — MSDYFNTMVLPMLEGAKMTVLLFIIAILISIPFGFLLTLAVKSRFKALSWSAHTYIYVMRGTPLLLQLLVICFGLPMIPGIGEYLVLDRFVAACLGFSLNYAAYFAEIFRGGLLSVDKGQYEAAQVLGLTKWQTITRIILPQMFRVALPAISNESVTLIKDTALLYAVAVPELLHFAQTAVNRDFTIVPYFIAGAIYLVMTLLLTIFFKWLERRFKFE, encoded by the coding sequence ATGTCCGACTATTTTAATACAATGGTTTTACCGATGCTTGAAGGCGCCAAAATGACCGTTCTATTGTTCATTATTGCGATTCTTATCTCGATTCCATTCGGATTTTTATTGACACTCGCTGTAAAAAGTCGCTTTAAAGCGCTCTCTTGGTCAGCGCATACATATATTTACGTCATGCGTGGGACGCCGCTCTTATTACAATTATTAGTCATTTGTTTCGGATTACCGATGATTCCGGGCATTGGTGAATATTTAGTATTGGACCGTTTTGTAGCAGCATGCTTAGGCTTCTCATTAAATTATGCAGCGTATTTTGCTGAGATTTTCCGTGGTGGCTTGCTCTCGGTTGATAAAGGTCAATACGAAGCTGCACAAGTGTTAGGCTTAACTAAATGGCAAACGATAACGCGCATTATTTTGCCACAAATGTTCCGAGTGGCGCTTCCTGCTATATCGAATGAATCCGTGACACTGATTAAAGATACAGCCCTTCTTTATGCAGTTGCCGTTCCTGAATTGCTCCATTTCGCGCAAACAGCCGTAAACCGTGACTTTACAATCGTTCCATATTTCATCGCTGGTGCTATATATTTAGTCATGACGCTGCTGTTAACGATCTTCTTTAAATGGTTGGAAAGACGCTTTAAATTTGAATAA
- a CDS encoding amino acid ABC transporter substrate-binding protein translates to MKRIVTLLFAFTALLTVLTACGTSTSTDDVAEKDTIIIGIDDKFAPLGFRDEKNEIVGFDIDYARAAAEHMGVEVTFQPIDWKTKETELSSGRIDLIWNGYTITDERKEKVLFTKPYLENSQVVMTLKDSTLTSLSDLAGTEIGVQALSSAVDALNANPIHSEVKKVIEFSDNVLALTDLKTGRVQAVIIDEVVGEYYMTQEQDTFKILDESLAPEQYGIGVKKGNEALLEKLQAALDKMNEDGTAAEISKKWFGENKVLK, encoded by the coding sequence ATGAAACGTATTGTAACATTACTTTTTGCATTTACAGCATTACTCACTGTCTTAACAGCTTGCGGAACGTCAACTTCAACGGATGACGTAGCCGAAAAGGACACTATTATCATCGGTATTGATGATAAATTTGCACCACTGGGCTTCCGTGATGAAAAAAATGAAATCGTTGGCTTCGACATTGACTATGCACGCGCTGCAGCTGAACATATGGGCGTAGAAGTAACTTTCCAACCAATTGATTGGAAAACGAAAGAAACAGAATTAAGTAGTGGCCGTATCGATTTAATTTGGAATGGTTACACAATTACGGATGAGCGTAAAGAAAAAGTATTATTTACAAAACCATACTTAGAAAACTCACAAGTTGTCATGACATTAAAAGATTCAACACTTACTTCATTAAGTGATTTAGCAGGTACGGAAATTGGCGTTCAAGCACTTTCTTCAGCTGTGGATGCACTAAATGCAAATCCGATTCATAGCGAAGTAAAAAAAGTAATAGAATTCTCAGATAATGTATTAGCTTTAACGGATTTAAAAACAGGCCGCGTTCAAGCAGTGATTATTGACGAAGTTGTCGGAGAATACTATATGACGCAAGAGCAAGATACATTTAAAATTCTTGATGAGTCATTAGCACCTGAACAATATGGTATTGGTGTGAAAAAAGGTAATGAAGCATTACTCGAAAAATTACAAGCTGCTTTAGATAAAATGAATGAAGACGGTACAGCAGCCGAAATTTCTAAAAAATGGTTCGGCGAAAATAAAGTTTTAAAATAA
- the lpdA gene encoding dihydrolipoyl dehydrogenase, with protein sequence MKQFDVAIIGAGPGGYVAAIHAAKRGMSVALVEKGKVGGACYNVGCIPSKIMLEHSKLVQEIQRGKDWGITVPLVNIDFPKLMKRKDIVVQQLLANIEGFIESAKITMYRGEASVSADRIVYVGEEAFEAKNVILATGSRPFVPPFKGIETATYFTTDTFFDIAQLPKQLTIIGGGVIAIEMAFSLAPLGTKVTVLNHSADILQTEEADARPIIREKMAKLGIELVLDFSFEAIKGHEIHTSKGVYTYENLLFATGRRPNVEIAESLGLAMDGRLIAVNEHYETSIPGIYAIGDLVGGYQLAHSASAEGKHAIDSMLGEHPIPVNQTNIPRCVYTNPEIATFGLLEHEVSEEAIVTKIALPTNPKALMEGNTEGFIKLITATLGGRILGACVVGDGATEILNSMLAVKVAGGTAKDLEGMIFPHPTVSEHIGDVAGAVFGLGIHF encoded by the coding sequence ATGAAACAATTTGATGTAGCAATAATCGGCGCGGGTCCAGGGGGCTATGTGGCAGCCATTCATGCGGCTAAAAGAGGGATGAGCGTAGCGCTTGTAGAAAAGGGAAAGGTAGGCGGCGCATGTTATAATGTCGGCTGTATTCCGTCTAAAATTATGCTTGAACATAGTAAGCTTGTTCAGGAAATCCAGCGCGGCAAGGACTGGGGCATTACTGTTCCCCTGGTAAACATTGATTTCCCGAAATTAATGAAACGTAAAGATATTGTCGTACAGCAGTTATTAGCTAATATTGAAGGTTTTATTGAAAGTGCAAAAATTACGATGTACCGTGGTGAGGCAAGCGTATCAGCTGATCGGATCGTGTACGTTGGTGAGGAAGCGTTTGAAGCGAAAAATGTTATACTCGCAACAGGAAGTCGACCTTTTGTACCGCCATTTAAAGGGATTGAAACGGCTACCTATTTTACGACGGATACTTTTTTTGATATCGCACAATTACCAAAGCAGCTAACAATTATTGGTGGTGGAGTTATTGCGATTGAAATGGCGTTTAGTTTAGCACCACTGGGAACAAAAGTTACTGTGTTAAACCATAGCGCGGACATTTTGCAAACCGAAGAAGCAGATGCACGCCCAATCATTAGAGAAAAAATGGCGAAACTAGGGATTGAGCTTGTATTAGACTTTAGTTTTGAAGCAATTAAGGGCCATGAAATACATACATCAAAAGGCGTTTATACATACGAAAATTTATTATTTGCAACAGGGCGCCGTCCGAACGTGGAAATCGCGGAAAGTTTAGGCCTTGCGATGGACGGACGTTTAATTGCAGTGAATGAGCATTACGAAACGAGTATTCCCGGGATTTATGCAATTGGGGACTTAGTTGGCGGCTACCAGCTAGCACACTCTGCCTCGGCGGAAGGCAAGCATGCAATCGATTCGATGCTAGGGGAGCACCCTATACCTGTCAATCAAACCAACATCCCACGCTGCGTCTATACAAATCCTGAAATTGCAACATTCGGCTTACTTGAGCATGAAGTGTCAGAAGAAGCCATCGTCACAAAAATAGCACTCCCAACAAATCCGAAAGCATTGATGGAAGGCAATACAGAAGGCTTTATAAAGCTGATTACTGCAACATTAGGCGGCCGAATTTTAGGTGCCTGCGTAGTTGGAGATGGGGCAACGGAAATTCTGAATTCTATGCTAGCGGTGAAGGTGGCAGGTGGAACTGCGAAGGATTTAGAAGGTATGATTTTCCCACATCCGACTGTGAGTGAGCATATTGGTGATGTTGCTGGGGCGGTGTTTGGATTGGGGATCCATTTTTAA
- a CDS encoding carbohydrate kinase family protein: MMTNSVLCIGELLVDFFSMEVDVDLNKAQHFEKQAGGAPANVCAAIVKLGGRAVFAGKVGNDAFGHFLEQTLVDAGVGIDFLVKDGEVPTTLAFVSRVAGGERDFLFNRGADAQFTRADVDETTFIQYKLVHFGSATALLSDPFYSAYTHFYEQFHAQGSFLSFDPNYREDLWKGHRTEFIERCQPFLQRAQFVKVSEEELEILTGQSSLSVGVARMHDLGVKWLAVTCGEAGTYFSDGDTLVQIPSIKIVSIDSTGAGDAFVGAMLCQFAQQAEPGAVKQEKLLKMVAFANRVGAKVCEKVGAITALPELADVLE, translated from the coding sequence ATGATGACAAATTCCGTATTATGTATTGGCGAGCTGCTAGTTGATTTTTTCAGTATGGAAGTGGATGTAGATTTAAATAAAGCGCAGCACTTTGAAAAACAAGCAGGTGGTGCCCCTGCGAATGTGTGCGCGGCAATTGTGAAACTTGGAGGTAGAGCTGTTTTTGCTGGGAAAGTAGGCAATGATGCATTTGGTCATTTTTTAGAGCAAACACTAGTGGATGCAGGGGTAGGTATAGACTTTCTTGTGAAGGATGGCGAAGTTCCAACAACACTCGCTTTTGTATCAAGAGTAGCAGGGGGTGAGCGCGACTTCTTATTTAATCGCGGTGCGGATGCACAGTTCACACGCGCAGATGTGGATGAAACAACTTTCATTCAGTACAAACTTGTTCATTTCGGTTCGGCAACGGCACTATTGAGCGATCCATTTTATTCGGCATATACGCATTTTTACGAGCAATTTCATGCGCAGGGCTCATTTTTATCATTTGATCCCAATTACCGTGAAGATTTATGGAAGGGGCACCGTACGGAATTTATTGAGAGGTGCCAGCCATTTTTACAGCGTGCTCAATTTGTGAAGGTAAGCGAGGAGGAACTGGAGATTTTAACAGGTCAATCATCGCTCTCAGTAGGTGTCGCGCGAATGCATGATTTAGGCGTTAAGTGGCTTGCCGTGACATGTGGAGAGGCGGGTACGTATTTCTCAGACGGGGATACGCTCGTGCAAATACCTTCTATTAAAATAGTGTCCATTGATTCCACCGGTGCGGGGGATGCGTTTGTTGGGGCGATGCTCTGTCAGTTTGCGCAACAAGCGGAGCCAGGAGCAGTGAAGCAGGAAAAGTTACTAAAAATGGTGGCGTTTGCGAATCGAGTTGGCGCTAAAGTTTGTGAAAAAGTTGGTGCCATCACCGCGCTCCCAGAACTAGCAGATGTGCTAGAATAG
- a CDS encoding amino acid ABC transporter ATP-binding protein: MALIEISNLKKSFDQLQVLKQISFNIEKNDVVAVIGPSGSGKSTMLRSLVHLEQINGGSILVEGDYLVKDGVYAKPQEVKKITAKMGMVFQHFNLFPHLTVKENLEISPTLLKTESAEAIQKRSQDLLQKVGLTDKAHVYPANLSGGQKQRVAIARALMMNPQILLFDEPTSALDPELTGEVLKVMKDLAEEHMTMIVVTHEMGFAQEVANKVVFMDGGEIIEANHPDELFDNPQHERTKAFLQKTSSK, translated from the coding sequence ATGGCTCTTATCGAAATATCGAATTTGAAAAAATCGTTCGATCAATTACAAGTATTGAAACAAATTTCATTTAATATTGAAAAAAATGATGTAGTTGCCGTCATTGGGCCTTCTGGTTCAGGAAAAAGTACAATGCTACGCAGCTTAGTTCATTTAGAACAAATTAACGGCGGGAGCATCCTTGTTGAGGGCGATTATTTAGTAAAAGATGGTGTGTACGCAAAGCCACAAGAGGTAAAAAAAATTACCGCAAAAATGGGCATGGTATTCCAGCATTTCAATCTGTTTCCTCATTTAACGGTGAAGGAAAACTTAGAAATCTCACCAACTTTACTTAAAACCGAATCTGCTGAAGCGATTCAAAAACGCAGTCAAGATCTCTTACAAAAAGTAGGCTTAACAGACAAGGCGCATGTCTACCCTGCCAATCTATCTGGCGGTCAAAAACAACGTGTAGCCATTGCGCGAGCACTTATGATGAACCCGCAAATTTTATTATTCGATGAACCCACCTCTGCACTCGATCCGGAGCTAACAGGCGAAGTGTTAAAAGTAATGAAGGACCTCGCTGAAGAACATATGACAATGATCGTCGTTACACATGAAATGGGCTTTGCTCAAGAAGTTGCGAATAAAGTCGTCTTTATGGATGGCGGCGAAATTATCGAAGCAAATCATCCCGACGAATTATTCGACAATCCACAACATGAACGGACTAAAGCATTTTTACAAAAAACATCATCTAAATAA